In Marinobacter antarcticus, one genomic interval encodes:
- the mnmA gene encoding tRNA 2-thiouridine(34) synthase MnmA, producing MTNPSSEARSPENTRVIVGMSGGVDSSVAAWLLKDQGYQVEGLFMKNWDEDDGTEYCTAMTDLADAQAVSDAIGIKLHTASFAAEYWDRVFEHFLSEYQAGRTPNPDILCNKEVKFRAFLDYAITLGADYIATGHYTRQRPLADGSGKALLLKGLDANKDQSYFLHAVSGGRIARTLFPVGELEKPEVRRIAEQQGLVTHDKKDSTGICFIGERKFTDFLKQYLPAQPGDIETPEGKKIGRHQGLMYHTIGQRQGLGIGGLSDFGDDPWYVAGKDLERNVLTAVQGKHHPLLLSRGLLSGPVDWIAGEPPAQSFRCKAKTRYRQPDQDCEVTVIEGGVKVVFDESQRAVTPGQSVVFYDGEICLGGGVITETWRDDETLPDRLSLSSHNQETSQ from the coding sequence ATGACAAATCCATCATCCGAAGCCCGCTCCCCGGAGAACACACGCGTCATCGTCGGCATGTCCGGCGGTGTTGATTCCTCGGTCGCGGCCTGGCTACTAAAAGATCAGGGCTATCAGGTCGAAGGCCTGTTCATGAAGAACTGGGACGAAGATGACGGTACCGAATACTGTACGGCCATGACCGACCTGGCAGACGCTCAGGCGGTCTCGGATGCTATCGGCATCAAGCTCCATACCGCAAGCTTCGCAGCCGAATACTGGGATCGCGTTTTCGAGCACTTCCTTTCTGAGTACCAGGCGGGTCGCACCCCTAACCCGGACATTCTGTGCAACAAAGAGGTCAAGTTCCGGGCCTTTCTCGACTATGCAATAACACTCGGAGCGGACTATATCGCCACGGGGCACTACACCCGCCAGCGCCCGCTTGCAGATGGATCAGGCAAAGCGCTTTTATTAAAAGGCCTCGATGCAAACAAGGATCAGAGCTACTTCCTTCATGCAGTGTCCGGTGGCCGGATCGCACGCACTTTGTTCCCGGTCGGTGAGCTGGAAAAACCGGAAGTACGCCGGATTGCCGAACAGCAGGGGCTCGTCACCCACGACAAAAAAGACTCCACCGGTATCTGCTTTATCGGTGAGCGCAAATTCACCGATTTCCTGAAACAGTACCTGCCGGCACAGCCGGGTGATATCGAAACTCCAGAAGGCAAAAAGATCGGCCGCCACCAAGGGCTGATGTACCACACCATTGGCCAGCGCCAAGGCCTGGGAATTGGCGGGCTCAGCGACTTTGGAGATGATCCGTGGTACGTGGCCGGAAAAGACCTGGAGCGTAACGTGTTGACCGCCGTTCAGGGCAAGCACCACCCGCTGCTGTTGTCGCGGGGGCTGCTATCAGGCCCGGTTGACTGGATCGCAGGGGAGCCGCCGGCGCAATCATTCCGTTGCAAGGCAAAAACCCGCTACCGCCAGCCTGACCAGGATTGCGAAGTCACGGTTATTGAGGGTGGAGTCAAAGTCGTTTTTGATGAGTCCCAGAGGGCCGTTACGCCTGGCCAGTCTGTGGTTTTTTATGACGGCGAGATCTGCCTGGGAGGCGGAGTGATTACAGAAACCTGGCGTGATGACGAAACTCTCCCTGACCGCCTCTCGCTCTCTTCCCATAATCAGGAAACAAGCCAATGA
- a CDS encoding NUDIX hydrolase: MTWTPHATVAVVVEDSQGRFLMVEEHSNGRIVFNQPAGHVEEDEAILDAVRREALEETGWEVEPEHFLGLYTYKAPANGVTYYRFCFIGKARQRVTEELDTGIIAAHWLSLEDIRQLGNKLRSPLVVKSIEDYRKGRCYPLDVIADSQT; the protein is encoded by the coding sequence ATGACCTGGACACCCCATGCCACGGTAGCCGTGGTTGTTGAAGATTCACAGGGCCGCTTCCTGATGGTTGAAGAACACAGTAACGGGCGGATTGTATTCAATCAGCCTGCCGGGCACGTTGAAGAAGACGAAGCCATTCTCGACGCCGTGCGACGGGAAGCTCTTGAGGAAACCGGCTGGGAAGTCGAACCAGAGCACTTTCTAGGGCTTTATACCTACAAGGCACCGGCAAACGGCGTAACCTATTATCGTTTTTGCTTCATAGGAAAAGCTCGCCAACGGGTAACCGAAGAGCTGGACACTGGCATAATCGCAGCCCACTGGTTATCGCTGGAAGACATCCGTCAGCTGGGCAACAAACTCCGCAGCCCGCTGGTTGTCAAAAGTATAGAGGATTACCGAAAAGGTCGCTGCTATCCGTTGGACGTAATTGCAGACTCGCAGACGTAA
- a CDS encoding pseudouridine synthase, translating to MAELILFNKPFQVLCQFTDECTAAGQNPRATLADWIRIPDIYPAGRLDFDSEGLLLLTSDGPLQHRIAAPAQKTPKTYWVQVEGNISASAVEALSAGVTLKDGRTRPAKARRMKEPELWPRVPPVRRRDTIPTSWLELIITEGRNRQVRRMTAAVGFPTLRLIRYRIGDWSLDGLEPGTYRKISVNLPAAPQPGKQATRARSVKTPRRTRRS from the coding sequence ATGGCTGAACTCATCCTTTTTAACAAACCGTTCCAGGTACTCTGCCAGTTTACGGATGAGTGCACAGCCGCCGGGCAGAACCCCCGCGCGACCCTGGCTGACTGGATCCGCATCCCTGACATCTACCCTGCCGGGCGACTGGATTTCGATTCCGAAGGCCTTCTTCTGCTGACCAGCGACGGCCCCTTACAGCATCGTATTGCGGCGCCGGCCCAGAAGACGCCAAAAACCTACTGGGTGCAGGTTGAAGGCAATATTTCCGCAAGCGCCGTAGAAGCACTTTCGGCCGGCGTTACGCTTAAAGACGGCCGCACCCGGCCGGCAAAAGCTCGCAGAATGAAGGAGCCGGAACTGTGGCCCAGAGTTCCACCGGTGCGCAGGCGCGATACGATACCTACCAGTTGGCTGGAACTGATCATAACCGAAGGGCGCAACAGGCAGGTGCGGCGGATGACCGCTGCCGTCGGCTTTCCAACATTACGGTTGATCCGCTATCGTATTGGTGACTGGTCGCTCGACGGGCTTGAGCCGGGCACCTACCGAAAAATCTCTGTCAATCTGCCAGCAGCCCCGCAACCCGGAAAGCAAGCGACGCGAGCCCGATCTGTCAAAACGCCACGGAGGACCCGAAGATCATGA
- a CDS encoding cold shock domain-containing protein produces MPKGKVKWFNNAKGYGFIIEDGCSDDLFAHFSSVQMDGYKTLKAGQAVNFDKKPSDKGVHAINIIPEESTGSQAQADTSESLKQTSGTADEESGDYPPRAANA; encoded by the coding sequence ATGCCAAAAGGCAAAGTAAAGTGGTTCAACAATGCCAAAGGGTACGGTTTCATCATAGAGGATGGCTGCAGTGACGACCTGTTTGCCCACTTTTCGTCAGTCCAGATGGACGGTTACAAGACGTTAAAAGCAGGTCAGGCAGTCAATTTCGACAAGAAACCCAGTGACAAGGGTGTGCATGCTATTAACATCATACCCGAGGAATCGACCGGATCGCAGGCCCAGGCAGACACGTCAGAGTCCCTGAAACAGACGTCCGGAACAGCTGATGAAGAAAGCGGGGACTATCCTCCCCGCGCGGCGAACGCCTGA
- the clpS gene encoding ATP-dependent Clp protease adapter ClpS — MRTIENSLLVLNQGEDEQPGRHDDLSVAPEKPALKRPSQYKVMLLNDDYTPMDFVVDVLTTFFGMNEEKATQVMLLVHTQGKAVCGVYTRDIAETKAAQVNQYSSECDHPLLCEIECAD, encoded by the coding sequence ATGCGGACTATCGAAAATTCTCTACTAGTATTAAACCAGGGGGAGGATGAACAGCCGGGGCGTCACGATGACCTCAGCGTTGCTCCCGAAAAGCCTGCGCTGAAGCGTCCATCTCAGTACAAGGTGATGCTTCTGAACGACGATTACACACCCATGGATTTTGTTGTGGATGTGCTGACAACATTCTTCGGGATGAATGAAGAAAAGGCGACACAGGTGATGCTGCTCGTCCATACGCAGGGAAAGGCTGTATGCGGGGTGTATACCCGGGACATCGCGGAAACAAAGGCGGCACAGGTGAACCAGTATTCTTCGGAATGCGACCATCCGCTCCTTTGCGAGATTGAATGTGCGGACTGA
- the clpA gene encoding ATP-dependent Clp protease ATP-binding subunit ClpA gives MLSKDLEITLNTAFKSARDKRHEFMTVEHLMLALLDNESAVGVLKACGADLKQLHDELVEFVDSTTPLIPSSDDERETQPTLGFQRVLQRAVFHVQSSGKKEVTGANVLVAIFSEQESQAVYVLKKQSVARIDVVNFVSHGISRVQGAEDQDGHEPISHDEAGEEGGQSKPLENYATNLNEQARQGRIDPLIGREHEVERVVQILVRRRKNNPLLVGEAGVGKTAIAEGLAKRIVDGQVPDIIADGVVYSLDLGALLAGTKYRGDFEKRLKGLLADLKKEKHAILFIDEIHTIIGAGSASGGVMDASNLLKPMLSSGEIRCIGSTTYQEFRGIFEKDSALARRFQKIDVNEPSVEDTYQILKGLKPNFEKHHDLTYTDRALRVAAELADRYITDRHLPDKAIDVIDEAGAHQRLMPEDKRLKTVDVPEIEDVVAKIARIPPKNVSTSDKDLLRNLERDLKMVVFGQDPAIESLSMAIKLARAGLKAPEKPEGSFLFAGPTGVGKTEVTKQLAKALGVELIRFDMSEYMERHTVSRLIGAPPGYVGYDQGGLLTESVNKHPHCVLLLDEIEKAHPEVFNLLLQVMDHGTLTDNNGRKADFRHVILVMTTNAGAESMARRSMGFSEQDHSSDGMEIISKTFTPEFRNRLDSIIQFGDLQRGTIAHVVDKFLTELQAQLDDKHVVLHVDEAAKLWLADKGYDVTMGARPMSRLIQDKIKRPLAEQILFGRLSEKGGDVFIHLKDDELVFEYEDEPAEAV, from the coding sequence ATGCTGAGCAAAGATCTTGAAATTACGCTGAATACGGCCTTCAAAAGTGCCCGCGACAAGCGTCATGAGTTCATGACGGTGGAGCATTTGATGCTGGCCTTGCTGGATAACGAATCGGCAGTGGGTGTTCTCAAAGCCTGTGGCGCAGACCTCAAACAGCTCCACGATGAGCTGGTTGAGTTTGTGGACTCCACAACGCCACTGATTCCGAGCAGCGACGATGAGCGCGAGACTCAGCCAACGCTTGGTTTTCAACGAGTGTTGCAGCGCGCTGTATTTCATGTGCAATCCTCCGGGAAGAAAGAGGTTACCGGTGCCAATGTGCTGGTCGCTATTTTCAGTGAGCAGGAAAGCCAGGCCGTGTACGTGCTCAAGAAACAGAGCGTTGCACGCATTGATGTCGTTAACTTTGTGTCCCACGGGATTTCCCGGGTTCAGGGGGCGGAAGACCAGGACGGCCACGAGCCGATCTCTCACGACGAAGCTGGTGAAGAGGGCGGCCAGTCCAAACCACTGGAAAATTATGCAACCAACCTGAACGAGCAGGCCCGCCAAGGTCGCATTGATCCTCTGATTGGTCGCGAGCATGAGGTTGAGCGAGTGGTGCAGATACTCGTGCGCCGGCGCAAGAATAATCCTTTGCTGGTCGGTGAAGCCGGTGTGGGTAAAACGGCTATTGCAGAAGGGCTCGCCAAGCGCATTGTTGATGGCCAGGTGCCAGATATCATTGCTGATGGCGTGGTGTACTCTCTGGATCTCGGCGCACTGCTTGCCGGAACCAAGTATCGTGGCGATTTTGAGAAACGCCTGAAGGGGCTACTTGCCGATCTGAAAAAAGAAAAGCATGCAATTCTGTTCATTGACGAGATCCATACCATTATCGGTGCAGGATCTGCGTCCGGTGGGGTGATGGATGCCTCGAACCTGCTCAAGCCTATGCTGAGTTCAGGCGAAATCCGTTGCATCGGCTCCACCACGTATCAGGAATTCCGGGGCATTTTCGAGAAAGACAGTGCGCTGGCGCGACGTTTCCAGAAGATTGATGTGAACGAGCCGAGTGTTGAAGACACCTATCAGATTCTCAAAGGGCTGAAGCCGAACTTTGAGAAACACCATGATCTGACATACACAGACAGGGCGTTGCGCGTGGCTGCAGAGTTGGCCGATCGTTACATCACAGATCGCCACCTGCCGGACAAAGCCATCGACGTGATCGATGAAGCGGGCGCACACCAGCGTCTGATGCCCGAGGATAAGCGTCTGAAAACGGTGGATGTTCCGGAAATCGAGGATGTGGTTGCCAAGATCGCCCGTATTCCGCCGAAGAATGTGTCCACCAGCGACAAGGATCTGCTGCGCAATCTGGAGCGGGATCTCAAGATGGTGGTATTCGGGCAGGATCCGGCCATTGAATCTCTGTCAATGGCAATCAAGCTGGCGCGTGCCGGCCTGAAAGCGCCGGAGAAGCCGGAAGGTTCTTTCTTGTTTGCCGGGCCCACAGGCGTTGGTAAAACAGAGGTGACCAAGCAGTTGGCCAAGGCGCTCGGGGTTGAGCTGATTCGGTTCGACATGTCCGAGTACATGGAACGCCATACGGTCTCCCGACTCATTGGCGCGCCCCCGGGGTATGTAGGTTACGATCAGGGTGGTTTGTTAACAGAGTCCGTTAACAAACATCCGCACTGTGTGCTGTTGCTGGACGAAATTGAGAAGGCGCACCCCGAGGTCTTCAATCTGCTTCTGCAGGTAATGGATCACGGCACCCTGACCGATAATAACGGACGTAAAGCTGACTTCCGCCACGTTATTCTCGTGATGACCACCAACGCCGGAGCTGAAAGCATGGCTCGCCGCTCGATGGGCTTTAGCGAGCAGGATCACAGCAGTGATGGTATGGAAATTATCAGCAAGACCTTCACTCCTGAGTTCCGCAATCGCCTGGACAGCATCATTCAGTTTGGCGACTTGCAAAGGGGCACCATTGCTCATGTTGTAGACAAGTTCCTGACAGAGTTGCAGGCCCAGCTGGACGACAAGCACGTGGTGTTGCATGTGGATGAAGCCGCGAAGCTGTGGCTGGCGGACAAGGGCTATGATGTCACGATGGGTGCCCGCCCGATGTCGCGTCTGATTCAGGATAAGATCAAACGTCCGCTTGCCGAGCAGATTCTGTTTGGCAGGTTATCCGAGAAGGGTGGCGATGTTTTCATCCATCTCAAGGATGACGAGTTGGTCTTCGAGTATGAGGATGAGCCTGCAGAAGCCGTTTAA
- the infA gene encoding translation initiation factor IF-1 has protein sequence MAKTDAIEMEGVILDTLPNTMFRVELSNGHVVTAHISGKMRKNYIRILTGDKVKVELTPYDLSKGRIVYRAR, from the coding sequence TGGCGAAGACAGATGCTATTGAAATGGAAGGCGTTATTCTTGATACCCTTCCAAACACCATGTTCCGGGTTGAGCTGAGCAACGGCCACGTTGTTACTGCTCACATCTCCGGCAAGATGCGTAAAAACTATATCCGCATCCTGACAGGTGACAAGGTCAAGGTTGAGTTGACGCCTTACGATCTGAGCAAAGGCCGGATTGTGTACCGCGCCCGCTAA